TGTTTTTTAAAGAACATCCACTGATAATGCTTTCATCAACTTATTTTATACTTTGCTAAAACCTTAATTAATCTCAACTTTTTCATCATTAAATATTACTGTTTCCTCATCTTATTTCAATGCTTTCAATATTCTCAAGTTCTACATTAGTTAATCCAATATCCGTATTGCCGGATACCGTAATAATACCAGCATTTACTATAGAATTTATTTCATAAATAAATCTATAAAAACCTTTCATAGGTATAATAATTCTTTTCAGATCCATTTTTTGATATAACTCATTGACTTCTAAACTTTTGTTAATTTCTTCATTCAGTAGTTCAGTATTGATGGAATTAATAAGTAATTTAGAGGCAATTTTTTTGGATTCCATTGATAATAAGTTAATTTGAGAATATATTTCATGTAACGTTTGTATATTTTCTGAATCAATCAATATCAGAACCTCTATCTCAATAGAACTGACAGAGATCATTCCTTTATAGATTCCTTGTGCATAAGAAAAAGATCCAAATAAAGAATCTCTGAAACCTGTAGACATATTTTATATACTCCTTTTTATATCAACAGAAAATAATTCTGTTCTTAATCAAAATCATAAACATAGACTTCAATACCATTATCTACAAGTGTTTTTTTGATGATAGGTTCAATAATTTCCCATTTACCACCAGCTAAACCACATCCAATTCTAGGCATATGAATACTTGCTTGTTGCTCTTTCGCCATTTCACATAATTTTTCTAAGCAGCTTTCTACCGCTTCATATCGAATAGGCACACCTTTTGCCCCGGTTCTAATTCCTTCCTGGCCAATCATGTTGCAAACACTTATATACTCAGTCACTGGAATCAGTTGAACTTCTCCCCGCTCAAAATTATTATTATCTTTATACCATTTTTTATAAGCTTTCTCAGGCTCTTTCCACTTTTTAGAAATAGCTAAAACAAAGCCCTTCCCCCAAGCACCTACATCATTACAAATATGTGCAATAATTTTATTTCCTTTAGTCATGGGATTTGTTGCATCGCCTTTTAAATAAGTAATTTGTGTCATTTCCTCACCTCTGTCAATTATTTAAGCATTGATATCGCATTAATTACTTTTTGTAAATTGCATAACAGATTATTAAAATTATCTGCCACACAAACAATAGTAGGTTCTTCCCAATTCAAATTCTTTATCACAAAAATTTTATATTACTTCTCATAATAACCAACATCTAAAAGCAAATCATCTGGATATTGCACTTGTAATATATCCTCTTCAAAAGGTCACTTTGATTAAGCAAAGTAATATCTCCATTTTTAAAATTTAATTTTGAGAACATTTAAATATAAGCCCCTCCTACTAAATTGGTGTTTACTATCTCTATTTATAACACAACTTTCAAGCATAATCTACCATTAAAATAAAGCCGTATCAACGAATCGTTAGAACCGTTGATACTTTTGTCTCAAAAATTTTCCTTAGCCAAGAAAAAAACTGGAATAATTTTCGAAACCAAACGTGCTAATCTTATACATGTTCCAACAAACAATAACTTAGGAGGTGCTTTTCTCGTGTTAACTGATGATGTTCCAAAAAAATCACATTTACCATTAATTAAGCATCATTCTAATTACTTATAGCTTCGTTTAGTTGTATTTTCGCAAACAAAAAATTGGGAGGTACTACACAATGTCTAAACAAGCAAAGTCTTTAACCTTATTCGGATTTTTCGCCATTACGGCTTCGATGGTTATGACTGTTTATGAATATCCAACATTTGCCACTTCCGGCTTTCATCTCGTATTTTTCTTGCTACTTGGCGGATTTTTATGGTTTTTACCTGTCGCTTTATGTGCAGCAGAAATGGCGACAGTTGATGGCTGGCAAGAAGGCGGTATTTTTTCTTGGGTGGGAAATACACTCGGGGAACGTTTTGGTTTTGCCGCAATCTTCTTTCAGTGGTTTCAAATAACGGTCGGATTCGTTACAATGATTTACTTTATTCTCGGCGCGCTATCGTATGTATTTGATTTTCCGGCGCTCGAATCGAACCCTTTTATTAAATTTATCGGTGTTTTAA
The sequence above is drawn from the Listeria monocytogenes genome and encodes:
- a CDS encoding DUF2262 domain-containing protein, yielding MSTGFRDSLFGSFSYAQGIYKGMISVSSIEIEVLILIDSENIQTLHEIYSQINLLSMESKKIASKLLINSINTELLNEEINKSLEVNELYQKMDLKRIIIPMKGFYRFIYEINSIVNAGIITVSGNTDIGLTNVELENIESIEIR
- a CDS encoding macro domain-containing protein — translated: MTQITYLKGDATNPMTKGNKIIAHICNDVGAWGKGFVLAISKKWKEPEKAYKKWYKDNNNFERGEVQLIPVTEYISVCNMIGQEGIRTGAKGVPIRYEAVESCLEKLCEMAKEQQASIHMPRIGCGLAGGKWEIIEPIIKKTLVDNGIEVYVYDFD